The following coding sequences lie in one Vanacampus margaritifer isolate UIUO_Vmar chromosome 16, RoL_Vmar_1.0, whole genome shotgun sequence genomic window:
- the pou4f3 gene encoding POU domain, class 4, transcription factor 3 has translation MMMMSVDGKQHFGLHEGMRRVCAQGSQLQANILGGGAEESLLARAEALQAAADSILVSQARRDASFHTMSGVPSCTAAAAASPSSSSSVSAIIASHHHHNFQSQQLGLPLEAGDLLEHLSSSLGVSGMGAPEPGVVTHHHQHPHHHPHHHFQTMGQLHQAMAAMGHPHPAHGEVESDPRELEAFAERFKQRRIKLGVTQADVGSALADLKIPGVGSLSQSTICRFESLTLSHNNMIALKPVLHAWLEEAEAAHRDRSAAAPELLGAGCGGADDARRRRRTSIAAPEKRSLEAYFAIQPRPSSEKIAAIAEKLELKKNVVRVWFCNQRQKQKRMKYSAVH, from the exons atgatgatgatgagcgtGGACGGCAAGCAGCACTTTGGCCTTCACGAGGGCATGCGCAGAGTGTGCGCGCAAGGGTCCCAG CTCCAGGCCAATATATTGGGGGGCGGCGCGGAGGAGAGCCTGCTGGCTCGGGCGGAGGCTCTGCAGGCGGCGGCTGACAGCATCCTCGTCTCCCAGGCACGGAGAGACGCCAGCTTCCATACCATGAGCGGCGTGCCCTCctgcaccgccgccgccgctgcctccCCCTCCTCGTCCTCCAGCGTCTCGGCCATCATCGCCTCGCACCATCACCACAACTTCCAGAGCCAGCAGCTGGGACTTCCCCTGGAGGCCGGGGACCTTCTGGAGCACCTCTCCAGCAGCCTGGGTGTGAGCGGGATGGGCGCGCCCGAGCCGGGCGTCGTGACGCACCACCACCAGCACCCTCACCACCACCCTCACCACCACTTCCAGACCATGGGCCAGCTGCACCAGGCCATGGCGGCCATGGGCCACCCGCACCCGGCGCACGGCGAGGTGGAGTCGGACCCGCGCGAGCTGGAAGCCTTCGCCGAGCGTTTCAAGCAGCGGCGCATCAAACTGGGCGTGACCCAGGCGGACGTTGGCTCAGCCCTGGCCGACCTCAAGATCCCCGGCGTGGGCTCGCTGAGCCAGAGCACCATCTGCAGGTTCGAGTCACTCACCCTGTCGCACAACAACATGATCGCGCTCAAGCCCGTGCTGCACGCTTGGCtggaggaggcggaggcggCGCACCGGGACAGGAGCGCCGCCGCGCCGGAGCTGCTCGGCGCGGGCTGCGGCGGCGCGGACGACGCCCGACGGCGCAGGCGCACGTCCATCGCCGCCCCGGAGAAGCGCTCCCTGGAGGCCTACTTCGCCATCCAGCCCAGGCCGTCGTCGGAGAAGATCGCCGCCATCGCCGAGAAGCTGGAGCTGAAAAAGAACGTGGTGCGCGTTTGGTTCTGCAACCAGCGACAGAAGCAGAAGCGCATGAAGTACTCGGCCGTGCACTGA
- the LOC144036569 gene encoding uncharacterized protein LOC144036569, which yields MMAMMTTALLMMALLGHPAATKPTDQKPELGLKYVIDLFNRSMSLPKGDFDNLSDLAEGPRKCGAKFFCKAHELLDEHKATKEIAMYLNIYNKLKEFKCKEVLKEVRPTGYQYQMEPLKEQIIGCIRYKIMHTPVKASTPPTNATQPSI from the exons ATGATGGCCATGATGACAACGGCGCTCTTGATGATGGCCTTGCTGGGCCATCCTGCTGCAACCAAGCCCACTGACCAAAAACCCGAGCTTGGACTCAAATACGTCATCGACCTGTTCAATCGCAGCATGTCATTACCCAAG GGGGACTTTGATAATTTGAGCGATCTGGCAGAAGGCCCCAGAAAATGTGGG GCCAAGTTCTTCTGCAAAGCTCACGAGCTCCTGGACGAGCACAAAGCGACAAAGGAGATTGCGATGTATCTAAACATATACAACAAACTGAAAGAA TTTAAATGCAAAGAAGTGCTGAAGGAAGTGCGACCAACGGGCTACCAATACCAAATGGAACCTCTTAAAGAGCAAATCATTGGATGCATCCGATACAAAATCATGCACACCCCGGTGAAAGCCAGCACGCCTCCCACAAATGCAACCCAGCCGTCAATCTAG
- the rad50 gene encoding DNA repair protein RAD50: MSKIDKMSILGVRSFGIEDKDKQVISFFTPLTVLVGPNGAGKTTIIECLKYATAGELPPGSKGGAFVHDPKDAHETDVRAQIRLLFSDVNGEKVTIHRSMSCTQKAKNYSFKSLEQVITRIKDGEKVSLSSKCGELDREMISALGVSKPVLNHVIFCHQEDSNWPLSEGKALKEKFDSIFAATKYIKALDTMRQLRLKQNNTVRECQVELRFLKQNKEKAQQIRELVANKEAQMMASKDNIQLIESQIDPLENRLADIDLKLGKVMKLDNDIKALDSRKKQMEEDNKELEETMEQVFQGSTEQLQEGYQNHQRTVREKERRLTDCQKELERAGRECQRLNRVKSDLLVEQGRLQLESDRHTQNIKNRDTQVRLLSTQLEVEGYDRPPFTLLQLESFQRHITQRLEQEKQTVAQVMADLQEKEQQKQQSIDEIRDKKTGLESTVELKRDLQGKKQQELRNVRTELQRLEGSSGRMQELENELAKAERELQSALQTCNVEELKGEVVELQREKAELDRTQRQLDQEMGVLNMHTTSRTQMDMLTKDKKEKEEQVRKIKSRHSDDLVSLLGHFPNKRELDDWLYAKSKEINSTRDKLAKINKDLASSEQNKSHIAAELRKKEGQLTNDEEKFFNVCGSQDLEQDLSKVQEDLEKMSKQRAMLAGATAVYTQFISQLTEESEPCCPVCQRTFPSEPDLQEVISDMQSKLRLVPDKLKNTEQDLKRKERRRDEMMTLRPVRQSIVQLQEKELPELRNRLQSVNRDIERLKSDVEEQETLLATLMSEEETAKACQQDIALMDRFLMDLKEVERKIAQNATKLQGVDLTRTVQQVSQEKQETQLKLDTTSSKMELKRKLIQDQQDQIQVLKSCVNETKAEKLQLSSDMQKQQQLEEQCVDFTAEIQALTRDIREAKEQLSPLSSTLNKMQQEKQELIERKRQKQEEGQEKINTIKDKVKTITTMERDINKYLEEGKHEYKEQKESELQETNTQLHEAERQKEKISKDMGNIRQDIDTQKVQERWLQDNLTLRKRVEELKEVVAKREALCKDIGNMQVMQLRQERREAERKLEDLKKNRSIALGRQKGFEEELLHHKKELREDQYHKADELYKNKMIIMRTTELVIKDLDLYYKALDQTIMKFHSMKMDEINKIIRDLWRSTYRGQDIEYVEIRSDVDDNSSAGVRRRVYNYRVVMVKGDTALDMRGRCSAGQKVLASLIIRLALAETFCLNCGILALDEPTTNLDRENIESLAHALVEIIKSRSRQRNFQLLIITHDEDFVELLGRSSYIEHFYRIRKNQDQNSEITKCSISSLSSYLH; encoded by the exons ATGTCCAAAATAGACAAGATGAGCATCCTGGGGGTGCGAAGCTTTGGGATCGAGGACAAAGACAAACAAGTGATCTCGTTCTTCACGCCCCTTACGGTTCTGGTTGGTCCCAATGGAGCAGGCAAAACG accaTTATTGAGTGCCTCAAGTATGCAACTGCAGGAGAACTTCCTCCAGGTTCTAAAGGAGGTGCTTTTGTCCATGACCCAAAG GATGCCCACGAAACGGATGTGCGAGCGCAGATTCGACTTCTGTTCTCTGATGTCAATGGGGAGAAAGTCACCATCCATCGTTCCATGTCCTGCACCCAGAAAGCGAAGAATTACTCCTTTAAAAGCTTAGAGCAGGTTATTACTCGGATAAA GGATGGGGAAAAGGTGAGCTTGTCATCCAAGTGTGGCGAGCTGGACCGTGAAATGATTTCCGCACTCGGCGTATCCAAGCCCGTGTTGAATCACGTCATATTCTGCCATCAAGAAGATTCCAACTGGCCGCTTAGTGAGGGCAAGGCGCTCAAAGAAAAGTTTGATTCCATCTTTGCTGCAACCAA GTACATCAAAGCTCTGGACACGATGCGTCAGTTGCGTCTCAAGCAGAACAACACTGTGAGAGAGTGCCAGGTGGAGTTGCGCTTCTTGAAGCAGAACAAGGAGAAGGCCCAGCAGATTAGAGAGCTTGTTGCAAACAAGGAGGCTCAGATGATGGCCTCCAAGGACAACATCCAGCTGATTGAAAGCCAAATCGATCCACTGGAA aaTCGGCTGGCAGACATCGACTTGAAACTGGGTAAGGTGATGAAGCTGGACAATGACATTAAGGCTCTGGACAGTAGGAAGAAGCAGATGGAGGAGGACAATAAGGAGCTTGAGGAAACAATGGAACAG GTGTTCCAGGGTTCGACTGAGCAGCTGCAGGAGGGTTACCAGAACCACCAGAGAACAGTGAGGGAGAAGGAACGCAGGCTGACCGACTGCCAGAAGGAGCTGGAGCGAGCCGGCAGGGAGTGTCAGAGACTCAACAGGGTCAAGTCCGATCTCCTGGTGGAACAAG GACGTCTCCAGCTAGAGTCTGACcgtcacacacaaaacatcaaGAACCGCGACACTCAG GTCCGCTTATTGTCGACCCAACTGGAGGTGGAAGGCTACGACCGGCCGCCCTTCACTTTGCTTCAGCTCGAGAGCTTTCAACGTCACATCACTCAGAGACTGGAGCAGGAAAAGCAGACAGTCGCTCAGGTTATG GCAGACCTGCAGGAAAAGGAGCAGCAGAAACAACAGTCAATTGATGAGATCAGGGATAAGAAGACGGGTCTGGAGAGTACAGTGGAGCTGAAGCGAGACCTGCAGGGAAAGAAGCAGCAAGAGCTCCGGAACGTCCGCACTGAGCTGCAGAGGCTGGAAGGTTCGTCCGGCAGAATGCAGGAGCTGGAAAACGAGCTGGCCAAAGCC GAGCGTGAGCTGCAGAGCGCCCTCCAGACGTGCAACGTAGAGGAGCTGAAGGGGGAGGTTGTGGAGCTCCAGAGAGAAAAGGCAGAGCTGGACCGCACACAGAGGCAGCTGGACCAAGAGATGGGAGTGCTCAACATGCACACCACTTCACGCACACAGATGGACATGTTGACTAAGGACAAG AAAGAGAAAGAGGAGCAGGTACGCAAGATCAAGTCACGCCACAGTGACGATCTGGTGTCACTGCTGGGCCACTTCCCCAACAAAAGAGAGCTGGACGACTGGCTTTACGCCAAGTCAAAGGAAATAAACAGCACCAGGGACAAACTGGCCAAAATAAA TAAGGACCTGGCTTCCAGTGAGCAAAATAAGAGCCACATTGCTGCCGAGCTACGTAAAAAAGAGGGGCAGTTAACCAATGATGAAGAAAAGTTCTTCAACGTGTGTGGCAGTCAAGATCTGGAGCAGGACCTTAGCAAAGTGCAGGAAGACCtggaaaaaatgtccaaacaaAGAG ccatgcTCGCTGGAGCTACTGCCGTCTATACCCAGTTCATCAGCCAGCTGACCGAGGAGAGCGAGCCATGCTGCCCCGTCTGCCAGCGGACGTTCCCGTCCGAGCCCGACCTACAGGAGGTCATCAGTGACATGCAGTCCAAACTGCGTCTGGTTCCAGACAAGCTGAAAAACACGGAGCAGGACCTGAAGAGAAAAGAGAGGAGGCGAGATGAGATGATGACCCTGAGACCAGTCAG GCAGTCCATTGTGCAGTTACAGGAGAAGGAGTTGCCTGAGCTGAGAAATCGACTGCAGAGTGTGAACAGAGACATCGAGAGGCTAAAAAGTGATGTGGAGGAGCAGGAGACTCTGCTTGCCACGCTGATGTCAGAGGAGGAAACCGCCAAGGCCTGTCAGCAGGACATCGCTCTCATGGACAGATTCCTG ATGGATCTGAAGGAAGTGGAGAGGAAAATAGCTCAGAACGCAACCAAACTCCAGGGAGTAGACTTGACCAGAACCGTCCAGCAAGTCAGTCAGGAGAAGCAGGAGACTCAGCTCAAGTTAGATACCA CGTCCAGCAAGATGGAGCTGAAACGTAAACTGATCCAAGATCAGCAGGATCAGATTCAGGTGCTGAAGAGTTGTGTGAACGAGACCAAAGCGGAGAAACTCCAGCTGAGCAGCGACatgcagaagcagcagcagctggaggAGCAGTGTGTCGATTTCACCGCTGAGATTCAGGCCTTAACCAGGGACATCCGG GAGGCGAAAGAGCAGCTGTCTCCGTTGTCTTCCACCTTGAATAAGATGCAGCAGGAGAAACAGGAGCTGATAGAACGTAAAAGGCAGAAGCAGGAGGAAGGACAGGAGAAG ATCAACACGATCAAAGACAAAGTAAAGACCATCACCACCATGGAAAGGGACATCAACAAGTATCTTGAAGAAGGCAAACATGAATACAAGGAG CAAAAAGAGTCTGAACTTCAAGAAACCAACACGCAGCTCCATGAGGCTGAACGACAAAAAGAGAAGATCAGCAAAGACATGGGAAACATCCGTCAGGACATCGACACTCAGAAG GTGCAAGAGCGCTGGTTACAGGACAACCTGACCTTAAGAAAGCGGGTTGAAGAGCTTAAAGAGGTTGTGGCTAAGCGGGAGGCCCTTTGCAAAGACATAGGCAACATGCAAGTGATGCAGCTACGCCA AGAACGACGTGAAGCCGAGCGCAAGTTGGAGGACCTGAAGAAGAACCGCAGCATAGCGCTCGGGCGCCAGAAAGGCTTCGAGGAGGAGTTGCTGCATCACAA GAAAGAGCTGCGAGAAGATCAGTACCACAAAGCCGACGAGCTCTATAAAAACAAGATGATCATAATGCGTACGACAGAGCTGGTCATCAAAGACCTGGATCTCTACTACAAAGCCCTCGATCa AACCATCATGAAGTTCCACAGTATGAAGATGGACGAAATCAACAAAATCATCAGAGACCTTTGGCGCAGCACCTACCGAGGACAAG ACATCGAGTACGTGGAAATCCGCTCAGACGTGGATGACAACTCGTCTGCTGGAGTGAGACGAAGGGTTTACAACTATCGAGTAGTCATGGTAAAAGGAGACACCGCTTTGGATATGAGGGGACGCTGCAGTGCTGGACAGAAG GTGCTGGCCTCTCTCATTATCCGTCTTGCCTTGGCGGAGACCTTCTGTCTGAATTGCGGAATCCTGGCACTGGATGAACCCACCACCAACCTGGACCGAGAAAACATTGAGTCTCTGGCACATGCCCTTGTCGA AATCATAAAGAGTCGCTCCCGCCAGCGCAACTTCCAGCTGCTGATCATCACGCACGACGAGGACTTTGTGGAGCTGCTGGGCCGCTCCAGTTACATCGAACACTTCTACCGCATCCGCAAGAACCAGGACCAGAACTCTGAGATCACCAAGTGCAGCATCAGCTCCCTCTCCTCCTATCTGCACTGA